A window of Paraburkholderia megapolitana genomic DNA:
CCGTTATGAATGTACCGCTCGCTCCTGCCCTGCTGGCGCCTGGCCTCGGCGCCCGGATTCGCACGCGTCGAAGAATCATCAATCACACGCTGGAGCAAACCGCGACGGCCGCGGGCATGTCGACCTCGTTCCTGTCCCAGGTCGAACGCGACTTGACGACGCCCTCAGTGAGATCGCTCGCGAAAATCGCCGAAGCGCTGGATATGCCGATGCAGTACTTCATCGATGCCGCGGACATCTGCGTATCGCGCTCGCAGCAGCGGCAATGCTTCGGGCTGGAGGGTTCGGCCTGCTCGTTCGCGCATCTGACGGCGCCGCTACCGCATGGGCAATTGCAGAGCATCCTCGTGCGCATGCCGGCGGGCTCGCAACAGCCCGCCGTCACCACTCATGCGTTAGAAGAATCCCTGTTCGTGACCGCCGGCGAACTGACGCTTTCGCTGGAAAGCGAAACCCTCGTCCTGCGAGCCGGGGATGCAGCGTACTACCGATCGAACCAGGTGCATTGCTGGGCGAACGGTAGTGCCGCGGAAACTACCGTAGTCTGGACAGGTAGCCCTCGGCTCCTGTAGCACCATGTCTCGCCGCCGCGACCCTGGCAGCCGCAGCGGGAATCGAACGCGGTTCGAGCTGCACGCGATCGCATTCGAACATTTCCTGACGCAATTCTCCGTGCGCATCGAACCACTGGCAGATCAACCATTCGCCCGGCGCAGGCGCGACCGCACCCGCGTAGGTCACCGTCATGCGCGGGCCGCCGGTTTTGAGCGTGACGACGTCGCCCACCTTGAAGGCGAGCGATGCGTCGAATGCGTCAGGAGCAGCGGTAAGCATTGAAGTCCCCGTTACTGGAGCGTTGCGTCAAGCGCGTTATACGAAGCGCGCCTGGTCGTTTAAATCACCTTTGCCGAAGACGTTCGACCGGCATGGATTTTTAAAGATTGCCGAAGATTAACAAACCATATTTCTGCCCGGCAAGCGCTTTTCATTAATATCGTTTTCATGATCGGGAAGTTTGAAACGGCGCACTCCGGGTCTTGCATCCTTTCGCTGGAATCGTTTCCCATAAAGGCTGACCGGCTGGTCGGAGAATGCCTTGGTTCCTCGATTCGAGCGCGGCACAATTTACTTTTCACCGTCTCTCGCCAGCGTAAAACATGCCGATCATATTCCTCGTTTATGCCAATATCGTGTAAATCCC
This region includes:
- a CDS encoding YodC family protein, whose protein sequence is MLTAAPDAFDASLAFKVGDVVTLKTGGPRMTVTYAGAVAPAPGEWLICQWFDAHGELRQEMFECDRVQLEPRSIPAAAARVAAARHGATGAEGYLSRLR
- a CDS encoding helix-turn-helix domain-containing protein, giving the protein MNVPLAPALLAPGLGARIRTRRRIINHTLEQTATAAGMSTSFLSQVERDLTTPSVRSLAKIAEALDMPMQYFIDAADICVSRSQQRQCFGLEGSACSFAHLTAPLPHGQLQSILVRMPAGSQQPAVTTHALEESLFVTAGELTLSLESETLVLRAGDAAYYRSNQVHCWANGSAAETTVVWTGSPRLL